A region from the Candidatus Electrothrix scaldis genome encodes:
- a CDS encoding MoxR family ATPase, translating into MIDFPTEKAIPLPPQGSWPASVHRFDTRSSNALNAALAAQRPLLVRGNPGTGKSQLARAAAQHLGRLFVSEVVHARAESQDLQYHFDAVGRLGEAQALAAACHVENGESEGNGKIKSCLEPKRFLAPGALWWVFDWNSALEQSEQTCFKYRVPEEPICWIPAQGSVLLIDEIDKADVDLPNGLLETLGNGAFTVPYRDEPVCVQKETEKPLVIITTNEERELPDAFVRRCLVLHLYLPDEDPKNRERTEADRQQQLIKYLMTRGQDHFSALDDEVREAAARQLWADRDAARRQGLTPPGMAEYIDLLRALSTLGKSTQEQLRLLEDIKEFVLKKHLDLL; encoded by the coding sequence ATGATTGATTTTCCCACAGAAAAAGCAATACCCCTTCCCCCGCAAGGTTCCTGGCCTGCGTCGGTCCACCGCTTCGATACCAGAAGCAGTAATGCCCTGAATGCTGCTCTGGCAGCCCAGCGCCCCTTGTTGGTGCGTGGTAATCCTGGTACCGGGAAGAGCCAATTGGCCCGTGCCGCAGCCCAGCATCTCGGACGACTTTTTGTTAGCGAGGTTGTCCATGCCAGGGCAGAAAGCCAGGATCTGCAATACCATTTTGATGCAGTAGGGCGTCTGGGGGAGGCCCAGGCCCTTGCGGCAGCTTGTCATGTTGAGAATGGAGAATCAGAGGGTAATGGAAAGATAAAAAGTTGCCTGGAGCCAAAACGTTTTCTGGCCCCCGGTGCCCTTTGGTGGGTCTTTGATTGGAACTCAGCTTTGGAGCAGTCAGAACAGACCTGTTTTAAATACCGGGTACCGGAAGAACCGATCTGCTGGATTCCGGCTCAAGGCAGCGTCCTGCTCATCGACGAGATCGACAAGGCTGATGTTGACCTGCCTAACGGACTTTTGGAAACCCTGGGCAACGGAGCCTTTACTGTACCCTATCGTGACGAGCCCGTCTGTGTGCAGAAGGAGACAGAAAAACCCTTGGTGATCATTACCACCAATGAGGAACGGGAATTACCGGATGCCTTTGTCCGTCGTTGTCTGGTTCTCCATCTCTATCTGCCGGATGAAGACCCGAAGAATCGAGAGAGAACTGAAGCAGATAGGCAGCAGCAATTGATCAAATATTTAATGACGCGAGGGCAGGATCATTTTTCTGCTCTGGATGATGAGGTGAGAGAGGCAGCAGCCAGACAGCTTTGGGCAGACCGGGACGCAGCTCGCCGTCAGGGATTGACTCCTCCGGGCATGGCTGAGTACATAGATCTGTTGCGGGCACTGAGCACATTGGGCAAATCGACCCAGGAACAGCTCAGGCTTCTGGAGGACATCAAAGAATTTGTTCTCAAAAAGCACCTTGATCTCTTATGA
- a CDS encoding IS1380 family transposase, translated as MKSKQNKRSARVSPKKIQINKGAKGVTAQAGLIPAVKFLQKHNVGQLIQETLEHQRGATATYDAVDIIFLPLIAIIGGARSISNIATVWADSVLCRIAGWRLIPDETTFGRLFRTFSYRHINNLEVLNHRLRARMWRKGLRSGKSKVGAAHCLVVDVDSTEKTVYGSQQGAAKGFNPHKRGAKSYHPLLAFCAESKEILQGWLRCGNAYTSNGIVEFTKQLLAHLPNGTRILFRGDSGFFVGALLDLLDQYGHSYLIKVKLKGLVTLLSKQSWEPVPGQAGWEQCIFFHKCTTWSSTRLFVAVRREKPADPAKPATLFEMKEFDYFCYVVSEIADPWQVHKRYGQRATCETWIEEAKNQTALVHIKTEDFWANSVLFQTAILAYNTIRWMALLSGNAVLRRWEPGTIRTFLVRVAGKYTTGGRQQKLFVPERMLYSTQWDDWVAVGLY; from the coding sequence ATGAAGTCTAAACAGAATAAACGATCTGCCCGAGTCTCGCCCAAAAAAATACAAATTAATAAAGGAGCAAAAGGGGTTACAGCACAGGCAGGCTTGATTCCTGCCGTAAAGTTCCTGCAAAAACATAATGTTGGCCAGCTTATCCAGGAAACTTTAGAACATCAACGCGGAGCCACCGCCACTTATGATGCAGTTGATATAATATTTCTCCCTTTGATAGCTATTATCGGCGGAGCTCGTTCTATCAGCAATATTGCAACAGTCTGGGCAGATAGCGTACTTTGCCGGATAGCAGGATGGCGGTTAATCCCGGACGAAACAACCTTTGGCCGCCTTTTTCGAACATTCAGCTATCGTCATATCAATAACCTGGAAGTTCTTAATCATCGGTTGCGTGCTCGCATGTGGCGTAAGGGATTGCGATCCGGGAAAAGTAAAGTCGGTGCAGCCCACTGTCTGGTTGTTGATGTGGATTCCACAGAAAAGACGGTATACGGTTCTCAGCAAGGAGCGGCCAAAGGGTTTAATCCACATAAACGCGGTGCAAAATCGTATCATCCTCTGCTTGCATTTTGCGCTGAAAGCAAAGAGATATTGCAAGGGTGGCTTCGATGCGGCAATGCCTATACAAGTAATGGTATTGTCGAGTTTACCAAGCAACTTCTGGCACACCTTCCCAATGGAACCCGGATTTTGTTCAGGGGCGACAGCGGTTTTTTTGTTGGTGCCCTGCTTGATCTTTTGGATCAGTATGGTCATAGTTACCTGATCAAGGTTAAGCTCAAGGGGCTGGTCACCCTTCTGTCCAAACAATCCTGGGAGCCGGTCCCCGGGCAGGCCGGTTGGGAACAATGTATCTTTTTTCATAAATGTACGACCTGGTCTTCGACCCGACTCTTTGTTGCGGTCCGCAGAGAGAAACCGGCTGACCCGGCAAAACCAGCGACCCTGTTTGAGATGAAGGAGTTCGATTACTTCTGTTATGTGGTCAGTGAGATTGCTGATCCATGGCAGGTCCACAAACGATACGGCCAACGAGCAACTTGTGAAACCTGGATTGAGGAAGCAAAAAACCAGACTGCGTTGGTACATATCAAGACAGAAGATTTCTGGGCAAATAGTGTGTTGTTTCAAACTGCTATTCTGGCATACAACACGATACGATGGATGGCTTTATTGAGCGGTAATGCTGTATTACGTCGCTGGGAGCCAGGTACAATTCGTACATTTCTCGTTCGGGTGGCTGGGAAGTATACTACTGGTGGACGGCAGCAAAAGCTATTTGTTCCCGAACGAATGCTGTATTCCACTCAGTGGGATGACTGGGTGGCGGTGGGGCTGTACTGA
- a CDS encoding serine protease, which translates to MADWKRAVARVYSGCGKEGQFCGTAFMVSDRHLLTCWHVVRDVPKDTLYVRNATSCGGGNLPVRLIASKQDAGIDVALLELQQVLKEGVEQIPLPTCTDPVVKDKAVELAGYASEERPYDYFEEIVGQYEPKYNMYAVSVEVGKGMSGGPMLYQGKLAGISRLQGNGKTYLIPLSDFQDLLSNLPPPQVQTEKTCPVGTIISISQFDNVLRGKINT; encoded by the coding sequence ATGGCTGATTGGAAGCGGGCTGTTGCTCGTGTTTACAGCGGCTGCGGTAAAGAGGGGCAATTCTGCGGCACCGCTTTTATGGTTTCAGATCGTCATCTGTTGACCTGTTGGCATGTGGTTCGTGATGTCCCGAAAGATACGCTCTATGTGCGCAATGCTACGTCTTGTGGAGGTGGGAATTTGCCTGTGCGCCTTATTGCCTCAAAGCAGGATGCTGGTATTGATGTTGCCTTGCTTGAGTTGCAACAAGTTCTTAAAGAGGGAGTAGAGCAGATTCCTTTGCCAACATGCACTGATCCTGTAGTGAAAGATAAGGCTGTTGAGTTGGCAGGGTATGCCAGTGAAGAGCGGCCTTATGATTATTTTGAGGAAATAGTAGGGCAGTATGAACCCAAGTACAACATGTATGCTGTCTCGGTAGAGGTCGGTAAGGGAATGAGTGGTGGCCCGATGCTATATCAAGGGAAGTTGGCTGGTATTTCCCGGCTCCAGGGTAACGGGAAAACCTACCTTATCCCGCTCAGTGATTTTCAGGATTTATTGAGTAATTTGCCGCCGCCGCAAGTTCAGACAGAAAAAACGTGCCCGGTCGGCACCATAATTTCAATCAGTCAATTTGACAACGTTCTGAGAGGAAAGATTAATACCTAA
- a CDS encoding CU044_2847 family protein, which translates to MSKSVQPIELKEGCRLLVEVEEVELSPDVTMGELASYLPPGTEEICFGKGERFQKIADQLRQNLTGVFETVAEAVKEKQPDEWGVEVSIGFKGKSNPIPVILSGEANAAIKVHAKWVKPKEKETVQDG; encoded by the coding sequence ATGAGCAAATCAGTCCAACCCATTGAGTTAAAAGAGGGATGTCGGTTATTGGTTGAGGTGGAAGAGGTAGAGCTGTCGCCGGATGTAACCATGGGCGAATTAGCATCCTATTTGCCTCCTGGCACTGAGGAAATCTGTTTTGGTAAGGGCGAGCGATTCCAGAAGATTGCAGATCAGCTTCGGCAAAATTTGACCGGTGTTTTTGAGACCGTTGCTGAGGCTGTGAAGGAAAAACAACCAGATGAATGGGGCGTTGAGGTGAGTATCGGCTTTAAGGGGAAAAGCAATCCCATCCCGGTTATTCTGAGCGGGGAAGCCAATGCAGCGATCAAGGTGCATGCCAAATGGGTAAAACCGAAAGAGAAAGAGACTGTTCAGGATGGCTGA
- a CDS encoding formylglycine-generating enzyme family protein: MIDESKRWPESFPDRWASEWGEDEYGLWMAFHYQHIRHVMRWIEPGIFMMGSPKDEAERYDDEILHQVTLTEGFWLGATTVTQELWLAVMGENPSEFKGMQRPVEQVSWEEAQKFMVALNKEIPGLALDLPTEAQWEYACRAGTSSPFFFGENISTDQVNYNGKYPYAGGEKGLYREETVEVKALPCNDWGLYQMHGNVWEWCRDWLGDYSSKPVVDPLGPDTGRDRVHRGGSWIYYGWDCRSAYRYWYSPGRRHDNLGFRLARGRTGRR, encoded by the coding sequence ATGATCGACGAATCCAAACGTTGGCCGGAATCCTTCCCAGACCGCTGGGCTTCGGAATGGGGCGAGGATGAATACGGCCTGTGGATGGCCTTTCATTATCAGCATATCCGCCATGTCATGCGCTGGATTGAACCGGGCATCTTTATGATGGGTTCTCCGAAGGATGAGGCGGAGCGATATGACGATGAAATTCTGCACCAGGTGACCTTGACGGAAGGTTTCTGGTTGGGAGCGACAACGGTAACTCAGGAACTCTGGCTGGCCGTGATGGGAGAGAACCCAAGCGAGTTTAAAGGAATGCAACGCCCGGTAGAGCAGGTCAGCTGGGAGGAAGCGCAAAAGTTTATGGTCGCGCTCAATAAGGAGATTCCGGGCCTTGCATTGGATTTGCCAACAGAAGCCCAGTGGGAATACGCCTGCCGGGCCGGAACCAGCAGCCCGTTTTTTTTCGGCGAAAACATCAGCACGGATCAGGTAAATTACAACGGCAAGTATCCCTATGCAGGCGGAGAAAAAGGATTGTATCGGGAAGAAACAGTTGAGGTTAAGGCTTTGCCCTGCAATGATTGGGGCTTGTACCAGATGCATGGCAATGTGTGGGAATGGTGCCGGGACTGGCTCGGAGATTATTCCTCGAAACCAGTTGTTGATCCTCTGGGGCCTGACACAGGCCGTGACCGTGTGCATCGTGGCGGCTCCTGGATCTACTACGGCTGGGACTGCCGTTCTGCCTACCGCTACTGGTACTCGCCGGGCCGCCGCCACGACAATCTTGGCTTCCGCCTTGCCCGAGGTCGAACAGGCAGGAGGTAG
- a CDS encoding Uma2 family endonuclease: MKAQTVQEGVSIQDYLAGEQQTEIRHEYINGTTHAMGGASATHNLISGNVFAVLHAAARNSSRQVFMADMKVYLQIAEEDIFYYPDLLVSCDPEDREEYYRTRPCLIVEVLSPSTERIDRREKFMAYTSLPSLQEYILIAQDRQAVTVFRRKNKWKPELFQSGEEFFSDCLECTLPLAEVYNGV, encoded by the coding sequence ATGAAAGCACAAACGGTGCAAGAGGGCGTAAGCATTCAGGACTATCTTGCCGGGGAGCAACAAACCGAGATTCGACATGAATATATCAATGGCACCACCCATGCTATGGGCGGGGCAAGTGCGACCCATAACCTGATTTCCGGTAATGTATTTGCCGTCCTGCATGCGGCGGCCCGCAACAGTTCGCGTCAGGTCTTTATGGCTGATATGAAGGTCTATCTTCAGATTGCGGAAGAAGATATTTTTTACTACCCGGATCTGTTGGTCAGCTGTGACCCGGAGGATAGAGAAGAATATTACCGAACCCGGCCTTGTCTGATCGTTGAGGTGCTTTCCCCCTCAACCGAGCGTATTGACCGACGGGAAAAATTCATGGCCTACACCTCGCTTCCTTCCTTGCAGGAGTACATTTTGATTGCCCAGGATAGGCAGGCGGTTACGGTCTTTCGGAGAAAAAATAAGTGGAAGCCGGAGCTGTTCCAGAGTGGGGAAGAGTTTTTTTCTGATTGCCTGGAATGCACGTTGCCGCTTGCTGAGGTGTATAACGGGGTATGA
- the hisD gene encoding histidinol dehydrogenase, with translation MTIRIESYATEQGKKSMDALRDRFALADSKCAQTVTDILEQVRSRGDEAVLEYTRRFDAPELNLDAFKVSEEEFAEAAEAVDEDFMATLSFAAERIRLFHEREMEESWMLTRDDGTITGRLVRPVDSAGLYVPGGQGGSTPLVSSVLMNAIPAGIAGVQQRVMMTPPNKEGKIAPALLMAAKEVGITEVYKAGSAWAIAALAFGTESVPAVDVIVGPGNQFVTEAKRQVMGKVRIDMIAGPSEVLIVADHAATPAYIAADMLAQAEHDPMALALLLTTESSVAEAVKGELEKQLPNLTREDIARTSLHQRGLILVVENVEQGIDLANEIAIEHLELQVEEPWQWLPMIKHAGAIFLGAHTPEAAGDYVAGPNHVLPTMGTARISSALGVETFLKKSSIISYSRQALLNDADHIQRLANLEGLSAHANSVAVRVK, from the coding sequence ATGACTATTCGTATTGAAAGCTATGCAACCGAGCAGGGAAAAAAGAGCATGGACGCGCTGCGGGACCGCTTTGCCCTTGCTGACAGTAAGTGTGCCCAAACTGTAACCGATATTCTGGAGCAGGTGCGCAGTCGGGGCGATGAGGCTGTGTTGGAGTACACCCGCCGTTTTGATGCCCCGGAGCTAAATTTGGACGCCTTCAAGGTGAGTGAGGAAGAATTTGCTGAGGCAGCTGAGGCAGTTGATGAGGACTTCATGGCAACCCTGAGCTTTGCTGCCGAGCGGATTCGCCTGTTTCATGAACGGGAGATGGAAGAGTCCTGGATGCTGACCCGCGATGACGGCACCATTACCGGGCGCCTGGTTCGTCCGGTGGATTCAGCGGGTCTTTATGTGCCGGGCGGGCAGGGCGGTTCTACCCCCCTGGTCTCCTCGGTGCTGATGAATGCCATTCCTGCCGGTATTGCCGGGGTGCAGCAGCGGGTCATGATGACCCCGCCCAATAAAGAGGGCAAGATTGCTCCAGCCCTGCTCATGGCGGCTAAGGAAGTGGGGATTACCGAGGTCTACAAGGCTGGATCTGCCTGGGCCATTGCCGCCTTGGCCTTTGGGACCGAATCCGTTCCTGCGGTGGATGTCATTGTTGGGCCGGGAAATCAATTTGTTACTGAGGCCAAGCGCCAGGTTATGGGCAAGGTGCGTATTGATATGATCGCCGGTCCCAGTGAGGTGCTAATCGTTGCCGATCATGCAGCAACCCCTGCCTATATTGCTGCGGATATGCTGGCCCAGGCCGAGCATGATCCTATGGCCCTAGCTCTGCTCCTGACCACAGAGAGCTCTGTGGCTGAAGCAGTGAAGGGAGAGCTGGAAAAACAGCTGCCCAACCTGACCCGGGAGGATATTGCCCGCACCTCCTTACATCAGCGGGGCTTGATCCTGGTGGTGGAGAATGTGGAGCAGGGGATCGACTTGGCAAACGAGATTGCCATTGAGCATCTGGAGCTTCAGGTTGAAGAGCCCTGGCAGTGGTTGCCCATGATTAAGCATGCTGGCGCGATCTTTCTGGGTGCGCACACCCCGGAGGCAGCTGGTGATTACGTGGCTGGTCCCAATCATGTCCTGCCTACTATGGGCACGGCCCGCATTTCTTCTGCTCTTGGGGTGGAGACCTTTCTCAAAAAGAGTTCGATTATCTCCTATTCCCGTCAGGCGTTACTCAACGATGCGGATCATATCCAGCGGCTGGCGAATCTGGAGGGGCTTAGTGCCCATGCCAATTCTGTGGCGGTGCGGGTGAAATAA
- a CDS encoding DUF2058 family protein, translating to MGNPLQDQLLKAGLVTKKQASKVKQEQYTQTKKKKKGKGGRKIITKTEIARAAEVARNKELSRKQAEERKQHELQAQIKQLVMQNRLERDENGQPYHFALGTKIHRIFVAEEVIDRLCEGRLGIVQLGNSFEVVPAKVVRQVAERDQNAVISLREPSEEEDW from the coding sequence ATGGGAAATCCTCTTCAGGACCAGCTTCTTAAAGCAGGGCTGGTGACAAAAAAACAGGCGAGTAAGGTAAAGCAAGAGCAGTACACCCAGACTAAAAAGAAGAAGAAAGGCAAGGGTGGCCGAAAAATAATTACCAAGACTGAGATTGCTCGGGCTGCTGAGGTAGCACGAAATAAGGAGTTGAGCCGAAAACAGGCTGAAGAGCGCAAGCAGCATGAGTTGCAGGCCCAGATTAAGCAGCTTGTTATGCAGAATCGGCTGGAGCGGGATGAGAACGGGCAACCTTATCATTTTGCTCTGGGAACAAAGATTCATCGGATTTTTGTGGCAGAGGAAGTGATTGACCGTCTTTGTGAAGGCCGGTTAGGCATTGTTCAGCTGGGGAACAGCTTCGAGGTGGTGCCTGCCAAAGTGGTCCGCCAGGTGGCTGAGCGTGATCAGAATGCTGTGATTTCGCTGCGGGAACCGAGCGAGGAAGAAGACTGGTGA
- a CDS encoding CNNM domain-containing protein has protein sequence MLLQLILAVSFAVCTSAFCSLLEAVLYSLSMSRIELLAETRPRTSAILKKLKESIDQPITAILTLNTIANTMGAAVAGAAAASVFGENNLIWFSVFFTLIILLISEILPKTIGVEFNGHLAPYIARPLQAMVVVLRPIILICQAVTDLIPKSSGSQVSADELTAIARMSRKSGEIERDQEKVITNIINLRNKTVRQVMTPRTVTFILNKDISVAQAALLTDKWRSHSRVPIYGSDINEVVGIVLSYEVMQAVAEGKVECRLEEIMQPIHFVPEIAPLNKVMLEFFEKSQHLFVVVDEYGSMTGVISLEDILEEIIGREIVDESDRTQNMRALARAARKKMTRQALGALSEQNEKKDNQRAHYKEVGKE, from the coding sequence ATGTTGTTACAACTTATTCTTGCGGTAAGTTTTGCTGTCTGTACATCAGCGTTTTGTAGTTTGCTGGAGGCGGTGCTTTATTCTCTTTCCATGAGCCGGATTGAGCTGCTGGCGGAAACCCGTCCCAGGACTTCTGCTATTCTGAAAAAACTCAAGGAAAGCATAGATCAGCCGATTACCGCCATCTTAACCCTGAACACTATTGCTAATACGATGGGCGCTGCTGTGGCTGGTGCTGCTGCTGCATCGGTCTTTGGCGAGAACAACCTCATTTGGTTTTCTGTCTTCTTCACCTTAATCATTCTGCTGATTTCGGAGATTTTACCCAAGACCATCGGGGTGGAGTTCAATGGGCATCTGGCACCTTATATTGCCCGGCCTCTCCAAGCTATGGTCGTTGTCCTGCGCCCTATTATTCTGATTTGCCAGGCAGTTACTGATCTTATCCCGAAATCCTCCGGCTCTCAGGTCTCTGCTGATGAATTGACTGCTATTGCCCGTATGAGTCGAAAATCAGGTGAAATAGAGCGTGATCAGGAAAAGGTAATTACCAATATCATTAACCTGCGCAATAAAACAGTGCGCCAGGTCATGACGCCAAGGACAGTGACCTTTATCCTGAATAAGGACATCAGCGTGGCCCAGGCCGCCTTGCTCACCGATAAGTGGCGCAGCCATAGTCGGGTGCCAATTTACGGAAGTGATATTAATGAGGTGGTTGGCATTGTGCTCAGCTATGAGGTGATGCAGGCCGTTGCTGAAGGAAAAGTGGAGTGCAGATTAGAGGAAATTATGCAGCCAATCCATTTCGTACCGGAAATTGCCCCGCTCAATAAGGTAATGCTGGAGTTCTTTGAAAAAAGCCAGCATCTTTTTGTGGTGGTGGATGAGTACGGCTCAATGACCGGGGTTATCAGTCTGGAAGATATCCTTGAAGAGATCATTGGTCGGGAGATTGTTGATGAATCTGACAGGACCCAGAACATGCGGGCACTGGCCCGTGCTGCCCGAAAAAAAATGACGAGACAGGCTCTGGGTGCTTTGAGCGAGCAGAACGAAAAAAAGGATAATCAAAGAGCTCATTATAAAGAAGTGGGTAAGGAGTAA
- the mobB gene encoding molybdopterin-guanine dinucleotide biosynthesis protein B — MPPIITFIGWHDSGKTTLAAQVVRLLKERGYTVAVIKSTKDTGLLPSQEGTDTGAYSKAGADAVTLVAPDQLVMMASQPEKNLSVLAQRFFADMDLVIGEGFKEADKVGKIEVFRGEGTRLTEQVSGVLAVATDQDLADPLVFALNQPEKIADFLEKEYIRVPSAHNRKVHLIKTRQGKTMNSMQSFTVTQPTRLQFGAGTVKDLGKTVKDFNGSKVLLVVDPGLVKAGLLERFTVPLEQEEIPFVVYDQIDPEPGLKLADKGCAIAQEAGCDCVVGAGGGSAMDVAKAVSILLTNGGKAVDYLGLGLIKKPGVPKIMVPTSAGTGAEVTFTAVFINEETGSKGGMNGDPLYPDAAILDPELTLSLPAKVTAYTGIDALTHALEAYTSTQAHVVSEMYSLEAIELIARNLPAACANGGNLEGRAAMLMGSLLGGKALATAGVGLVHAMAYPMGGMFGVPHGLANAVLLPYVVQYNLPGNFEKFALLAEVLGQNTDGLSRRDAASLCVEALYDLNADVGIPATLKDLDIPFDQIPKMAEIALTVTRPVENNPRQPSLADVIAVYERAYRHEIVL, encoded by the coding sequence ATGCCTCCCATCATCACCTTCATAGGCTGGCACGACTCCGGCAAAACCACCTTGGCTGCCCAGGTTGTCCGGCTCCTGAAAGAACGCGGCTATACTGTGGCTGTGATTAAATCCACCAAGGACACCGGGTTACTGCCGAGCCAGGAAGGGACAGACACCGGCGCTTACAGTAAGGCAGGGGCTGACGCTGTCACCTTGGTCGCACCGGATCAGCTGGTGATGATGGCATCCCAGCCGGAAAAGAATCTTTCTGTCCTGGCCCAGCGTTTTTTCGCTGATATGGATCTGGTTATCGGCGAAGGTTTTAAAGAGGCAGACAAGGTTGGTAAGATTGAGGTCTTTCGGGGAGAAGGCACCCGCCTCACAGAGCAGGTGAGTGGAGTTCTTGCCGTGGCAACGGATCAGGATCTTGCTGATCCTCTGGTTTTTGCCCTTAATCAACCGGAAAAGATAGCAGATTTCCTGGAAAAAGAGTATATCCGAGTTCCCTCTGCGCATAATCGCAAGGTCCATTTGATCAAAACAAGACAAGGTAAAACAATGAATAGTATGCAATCATTTACCGTGACCCAGCCCACTCGTTTGCAATTCGGTGCTGGCACGGTTAAAGATCTGGGTAAGACCGTTAAAGATTTCAATGGCAGCAAGGTCCTTCTCGTGGTAGATCCCGGCCTGGTCAAAGCAGGTTTGCTGGAGCGCTTCACGGTCCCCTTGGAGCAGGAAGAGATTCCCTTTGTGGTCTATGATCAGATTGATCCAGAACCGGGCCTGAAGCTAGCTGATAAGGGTTGTGCCATTGCCCAGGAGGCTGGTTGCGATTGCGTCGTGGGTGCTGGTGGTGGTTCTGCAATGGATGTGGCCAAGGCTGTGTCCATCCTGCTCACCAACGGTGGCAAGGCGGTAGATTACCTTGGGCTTGGCTTGATCAAAAAGCCAGGTGTACCCAAGATCATGGTGCCTACCTCTGCCGGTACCGGCGCGGAGGTGACCTTTACTGCTGTGTTCATCAATGAGGAGACCGGTTCCAAAGGCGGTATGAACGGCGATCCCCTGTATCCGGATGCAGCTATTCTTGACCCGGAACTGACCCTCAGCCTGCCTGCCAAGGTCACCGCTTACACCGGCATTGATGCCTTGACCCATGCCCTGGAGGCCTATACCTCCACCCAGGCCCATGTGGTCTCGGAGATGTATTCTCTGGAGGCTATTGAACTGATTGCCCGCAACCTGCCTGCGGCCTGCGCCAATGGTGGTAATCTTGAGGGCCGTGCAGCTATGCTCATGGGCTCGCTGCTGGGCGGCAAGGCCCTGGCTACAGCCGGTGTCGGTCTGGTCCATGCGATGGCCTATCCTATGGGCGGTATGTTTGGCGTTCCGCACGGACTGGCCAATGCCGTGCTCCTGCCCTATGTGGTGCAGTACAATCTGCCGGGTAATTTTGAGAAATTTGCCCTGCTCGCAGAGGTCCTGGGGCAGAATACGGACGGCCTTTCCCGGCGTGATGCCGCCTCTCTCTGTGTTGAGGCTCTCTATGACTTGAATGCAGATGTGGGTATTCCTGCAACCCTGAAGGATCTGGACATCCCTTTTGATCAGATTCCCAAGATGGCGGAGATTGCCCTGACCGTGACTCGTCCGGTGGAAAATAATCCTCGTCAGCCTTCTCTTGCCGATGTCATTGCCGTGTATGAACGCGCCTATCGGCATGAGATTGTGCTGTAA